A stretch of Plesiomonas shigelloides DNA encodes these proteins:
- a CDS encoding tRNA(Met) cytidine acetyltransferase TmcA, translated as MDIQLQQMTDELRQRGHRQLCCLSGSAAWTAAQAQRFLHALPGDWLQLVPDLPAPNMASADSVLPFGMATPAISFRAARTLLGQEFTHALFDARQGLDAEALAIVAGALAAGSWLLLLVPDWLQWPTTPDCDSVRWSEQPSAIATPNFVRHCQQTLRQSPALLWREGSSGESVPVFEASTQLPFLKYHAAVSTPWSAPNGQPTVDQQRLLQQLLHGEPGIYCLTADRGRGKSTLAGMLASRWGAVHPNATLWVTAPKRAACDQLLQRSGEQTEFIAPDALLARCQQAASTGAPLADWLIVDEAAALPAPQLRALLPYFRRCLLLTTVQGYEGTGRGFLLKFCAELQASGAPWHALSLSAPVRWAVGDPLEATIADLLLLDAEQQLAPVSVHSLPADCAPASPPVSGISVQPYQAAQLAAEPVLLQRFYGLLTGAHYRTSPLDLRRLLDAPQQQFWLAQTPEQQVPAAAWLVPEGGLSAELAQAIWRGERRPRGNLLVQSLAAHAGVAHACQLRSLRVSRIAVLPDWRRLGLASSLLETVWAATVQQQQDFVSVSFGFTPALWAFWQRCGFHLVRIGTQKEASSGCYAAMAIRPCSSAGQQLLVQAQADFARRWPHQVTADWMDWPAEYALDEVSHSQETHSNSVASVDRSLDSADWRELQGFAYAHRPIEASWAALQRLLRLASPEPLPLLSRRLLQRQSVAHIVQECGLHGQKAWLQACRQEVAAYLQSRGISPLR; from the coding sequence GTGGATATTCAACTGCAACAGATGACCGACGAGTTACGCCAGCGCGGACATCGTCAGCTGTGCTGCCTGAGCGGCAGTGCAGCATGGACAGCCGCGCAGGCGCAGCGTTTTTTACATGCGTTGCCCGGTGACTGGTTGCAGTTGGTGCCCGATCTCCCTGCTCCCAATATGGCGAGTGCCGACAGCGTGTTGCCGTTTGGCATGGCGACGCCCGCCATCTCATTTCGCGCCGCGCGTACCTTGCTCGGTCAGGAATTTACTCACGCCCTGTTTGATGCGCGGCAAGGATTGGATGCCGAGGCGCTCGCCATTGTGGCGGGCGCCTTAGCGGCGGGCAGCTGGTTACTGCTTTTGGTACCCGACTGGCTGCAATGGCCGACGACTCCCGATTGCGACAGCGTACGTTGGTCTGAGCAACCCAGCGCCATTGCAACGCCTAATTTTGTGCGGCATTGTCAGCAAACCTTGCGGCAATCACCGGCGCTGTTGTGGCGTGAGGGTTCATCGGGGGAGTCTGTGCCAGTGTTCGAAGCGAGCACGCAGCTTCCTTTCTTGAAATATCACGCGGCGGTCAGCACGCCGTGGTCTGCGCCCAATGGGCAACCGACAGTCGATCAGCAGCGTTTATTGCAGCAGTTGCTGCACGGCGAGCCGGGCATTTATTGCCTGACGGCCGATCGCGGACGGGGAAAATCCACCTTGGCGGGGATGCTGGCGTCGCGTTGGGGGGCTGTGCACCCGAATGCGACGTTGTGGGTGACGGCGCCGAAACGCGCCGCTTGCGATCAGCTACTGCAGCGCAGTGGTGAGCAAACCGAATTTATCGCACCGGATGCATTGCTGGCGCGTTGCCAGCAGGCCGCGTCAACCGGCGCACCGCTGGCTGATTGGCTGATTGTGGATGAGGCTGCCGCCTTGCCCGCACCACAGCTGCGCGCCTTGCTACCCTATTTTCGCCGCTGTTTGTTGCTGACCACTGTGCAAGGGTATGAAGGCACCGGACGTGGTTTTTTACTTAAATTTTGCGCCGAGCTGCAAGCGTCAGGGGCGCCGTGGCATGCGTTAAGTTTGTCCGCGCCGGTGCGTTGGGCCGTAGGCGATCCCTTAGAAGCCACCATTGCCGATTTATTATTGCTCGATGCCGAGCAGCAATTGGCTCCTGTTTCCGTACATTCTTTACCAGCAGATTGCGCGCCAGCCTCACCCCCCGTATCTGGCATCTCGGTACAGCCTTATCAAGCGGCGCAATTAGCCGCTGAGCCTGTGTTGTTGCAGCGATTTTATGGCTTGCTGACCGGCGCGCATTACCGCACCAGCCCGTTAGATTTACGCCGTTTGCTGGATGCGCCACAGCAACAATTCTGGCTAGCGCAAACGCCAGAACAACAGGTTCCGGCTGCCGCTTGGTTAGTGCCGGAGGGCGGATTGAGCGCCGAGCTGGCGCAGGCCATCTGGCGTGGTGAGCGACGTCCGCGCGGTAATTTGTTGGTGCAGTCTTTAGCGGCGCATGCTGGGGTCGCGCACGCCTGCCAGCTGCGCTCGCTACGTGTGAGTCGAATTGCAGTATTACCGGATTGGCGACGTTTAGGGTTGGCATCGTCATTGTTGGAAACCGTCTGGGCGGCAACCGTGCAGCAGCAACAGGATTTTGTGTCGGTGAGTTTTGGTTTTACTCCGGCGTTATGGGCATTTTGGCAGCGCTGTGGTTTTCATCTGGTGCGTATCGGCACGCAAAAAGAGGCGAGCAGTGGTTGCTATGCCGCGATGGCGATCCGACCTTGTTCCAGTGCTGGGCAGCAGCTGTTAGTGCAAGCGCAAGCTGATTTCGCGCGGCGCTGGCCGCACCAAGTTACGGCCGATTGGATGGATTGGCCGGCAGAGTATGCATTGGATGAGGTTTCTCACTCGCAAGAAACTCATTCGAACAGTGTCGCATCAGTGGATCGGTCGCTGGATAGCGCCGATTGGCGCGAGCTGCAGGGCTTTGCCTATGCGCATCGTCCGATAGAAGCCAGTTGGGCAGCTTTACAGCGTTTATTACGTTTGGCTTCACCTGAACCGTTGCCACTGCTGAGCCGGCGGCTGTTACAACGTCAAAGCGTGGCGCATATTGTGCAGGAATGTGGCTTGCATGGCCAAAAGGCATGGTTACAGGCATGTCGGCAGGAGGTGGCGGCTTACTTGCAATCGCGCGGTATTTCGCCGCTGAGATAA
- a CDS encoding DUF2897 family protein — MDLLEKGWFIIFLVIAFIGGNLAALRVTANMKFPRGRAPTQRDTDAPVEPHTDDSTDASDGNTPDTSPNTPPDASKAAPSAPPSSTAANVPQPTLSTEQNVTATQREKAVRKQDHNHNNDLV, encoded by the coding sequence ATGGATCTATTGGAAAAAGGCTGGTTCATTATCTTTTTAGTGATTGCCTTTATTGGTGGCAATCTGGCGGCGCTGCGCGTCACCGCCAATATGAAGTTTCCGCGCGGCAGAGCGCCGACCCAGCGAGATACAGACGCGCCAGTAGAGCCCCATACGGACGACAGCACCGATGCCAGTGATGGCAATACGCCTGATACTTCCCCTAATACGCCCCCTGATGCATCCAAAGCAGCGCCGTCAGCACCACCATCCTCCACGGCGGCAAATGTGCCACAACCGACGCTGAGCACAGAACAAAATGTAACCGCAACGCAACGGGAAAAGGCAGTCAGGAAACAAGATCACAATCATAACAATGACTTGGTATAA
- a CDS encoding M15 family metallopeptidase codes for MMNSLPAACLTGKDRAHLSALNERHALHHAALPAFLALQQAAARSGFNLQPASSFRDFSRQQLIWNSKYHGQRRVHDDAGNNVDVLQLAPLERCRKILRWSALPGASRHHWGTEIDVYDPDALPAGTALQLEPWEYQPGGYFSELSAWLDEHLAHYDFCRPFLHDHGGVAAEPWHISYHPVAEKLAEQLTPALLLEAWEHEEIAGSDTLQAHLPALFRRYVQNLPGM; via the coding sequence ATGATGAACTCACTGCCGGCTGCCTGCCTGACCGGAAAAGACCGCGCTCATTTGTCGGCCCTCAATGAGCGGCATGCTTTGCACCACGCGGCACTACCGGCGTTTTTGGCTCTCCAACAGGCAGCGGCCCGCAGTGGTTTTAATCTGCAACCGGCCAGCAGTTTTCGCGATTTCTCGCGTCAGCAACTGATCTGGAACAGCAAATACCACGGCCAGCGACGCGTACATGACGATGCAGGCAACAATGTCGATGTGCTGCAGCTTGCGCCGTTGGAGCGCTGTCGTAAGATTTTGCGTTGGTCAGCCTTGCCGGGAGCCAGTCGCCATCACTGGGGTACCGAGATTGATGTGTACGATCCTGATGCGCTGCCCGCAGGCACGGCACTCCAACTAGAGCCGTGGGAATATCAGCCGGGCGGCTATTTCAGTGAGTTGTCTGCGTGGCTGGATGAGCATTTGGCCCACTATGATTTTTGTCGGCCATTTTTGCATGATCATGGTGGTGTCGCGGCAGAGCCGTGGCATATCAGCTATCATCCAGTGGCCGAAAAACTGGCCGAGCAGCTAACGCCAGCGCTGTTATTAGAGGCTTGGGAGCACGAAGAGATCGCCGGTAGCGATACGTTGCAAGCACATCTACCCGCGTTATTTCGTCGCTATGTGCAAAATCTGCCCGGCATGTAA
- the dapE gene encoding succinyl-diaminopimelate desuccinylase encodes MSSVVDLSCALIRSPSVSPQDAGCQTLLAERLAAAGFTLEWLPFGDTLNLWARRGTASPCFAFAGHTDVVPAGDTNLWQSDPFTPQIRDGMLYGRGAADMKGSLAAMVVAAERFVAAHPQHSGSLAFLLTSDEEASAINGTVKVVETLQQRHEMIDYCLVGEPSSTERVGDVVKNGRRGSMTANLYIQGIQGHVAYPHLADNPVHKALPFLQALTAIEWDQGNAFFPPTSLQIANIQAGTGSNNVIPGELYVQFNLRFSTEVTDSQIQQRVAALLAEYDLPHRIEWVISGQPFLTPTGPLVDAVSAAIAEHTGQTTQLLTTGGTSDGRFIARMGTQVVELGPVNATIHKVNECVSVDDLEQLTLIYQRILEKILP; translated from the coding sequence ATGAGTAGTGTTGTTGATTTAAGCTGCGCACTGATCCGCAGCCCGTCGGTCAGCCCGCAGGATGCCGGTTGCCAGACGCTGTTGGCTGAGCGCTTGGCCGCGGCGGGCTTTACGCTGGAGTGGTTACCCTTTGGCGATACCCTGAATTTATGGGCGCGCCGCGGCACGGCCAGCCCGTGCTTTGCCTTTGCCGGCCATACCGATGTAGTCCCGGCAGGGGATACTAATTTGTGGCAGTCAGATCCTTTTACGCCGCAGATCCGCGATGGCATGTTATACGGGCGCGGCGCCGCCGACATGAAAGGCTCACTGGCCGCGATGGTGGTGGCTGCCGAGCGCTTTGTCGCTGCCCATCCCCAACACAGCGGTTCACTGGCGTTCTTGCTGACCTCAGATGAAGAAGCCAGCGCCATCAACGGCACGGTGAAAGTGGTAGAAACCCTGCAACAGCGCCACGAAATGATTGATTATTGTCTGGTGGGGGAGCCATCTAGCACCGAGCGGGTCGGCGATGTGGTCAAAAATGGCCGCCGCGGCTCGATGACCGCTAACTTGTACATTCAGGGCATTCAAGGCCATGTGGCCTACCCGCATCTGGCGGATAACCCAGTGCACAAGGCGTTACCATTCTTACAAGCGCTGACCGCTATCGAGTGGGATCAGGGCAATGCCTTTTTCCCGCCCACCAGCTTGCAAATCGCCAATATTCAGGCCGGAACCGGCAGTAATAACGTGATCCCTGGCGAGCTGTACGTGCAGTTTAATTTGCGCTTTAGCACTGAGGTTACCGATAGCCAAATTCAGCAGCGGGTAGCCGCATTACTGGCCGAGTATGATTTACCACACCGAATTGAATGGGTAATCTCCGGTCAGCCCTTTTTAACGCCAACAGGCCCTCTGGTGGATGCGGTGTCTGCCGCCATTGCCGAACACACCGGCCAAACCACCCAATTACTGACCACCGGCGGTACCTCCGATGGACGTTTTATCGCCCGCATGGGCACCCAAGTGGTCGAGCTGGGGCCAGTCAATGCCACCATTCACAAAGTCAATGAATGTGTCAGCGTGGACGATCTGGAGCAACTGACGCTGATTTATCAGCGGATTTTGGAGAAAATATTACCATGA
- a CDS encoding ArsC family reductase: MTTIFGIKNCDTIKKARRWLEQNNIPYQFHDYRADGVDAALLAPAISQLGWQPLLNTRGTTWRGLPEEAKQVTTEEQAIALMVAHPALIKRPLLAHNGQYWLGFKEADYQQVFYPAN, encoded by the coding sequence ATGACCACCATCTTCGGGATCAAAAACTGCGACACCATCAAAAAAGCCCGCCGCTGGCTGGAGCAAAACAACATCCCTTATCAATTTCATGACTACCGCGCCGATGGCGTTGATGCTGCACTACTCGCACCAGCCATCTCGCAGCTCGGTTGGCAGCCCCTGCTCAATACCCGTGGCACGACGTGGCGTGGCTTACCTGAAGAGGCCAAGCAGGTCACCACTGAAGAGCAAGCCATCGCCCTGATGGTGGCGCATCCTGCACTCATCAAACGCCCGTTATTGGCGCACAATGGCCAGTACTGGCTCGGTTTCAAAGAAGCCGACTATCAGCAGGTGTTTTACCCAGCCAATTAA
- a CDS encoding winged helix-turn-helix domain-containing protein, which translates to MTLNPVFARRLYLCHLLAVTERPNIPCLMEITGWPRRTLQDVMKALPGLGVDVRFVQDGVRNNDGYYQLSDWGPLQQPWITEHLPLICAALDKS; encoded by the coding sequence ATGACGTTAAACCCTGTGTTTGCCCGTCGTTTATATTTATGTCATCTGTTAGCGGTGACCGAACGGCCTAATATTCCCTGTTTAATGGAGATAACCGGCTGGCCACGACGCACCTTGCAGGATGTCATGAAGGCGTTACCGGGTCTGGGTGTCGACGTTCGCTTTGTGCAGGACGGTGTGCGCAATAATGATGGCTATTATCAGCTCTCGGATTGGGGCCCGCTGCAACAGCCGTGGATCACGGAGCATTTGCCGTTGATTTGTGCCGCGCTGGATAAATCCTGA
- a CDS encoding GNAT family acetyltransferase produces MEIRVFRQSDFEEVLTLWDRCDVVRPWNDPELDIERKVHAGADLFLVAEVAGEVIGTIMGGYDGHRGWVNYLAVHPDYRGRGIANALVNRVEKKLIARGCPKIHLLVREENQAVISMYEKLGYDIQDTICLGKRLIEDSVDE; encoded by the coding sequence ATGGAAATTCGCGTTTTCAGACAGAGTGATTTTGAAGAGGTTTTAACCTTGTGGGATCGGTGCGATGTGGTTCGGCCATGGAACGATCCTGAGCTCGATATTGAACGCAAAGTGCATGCGGGTGCGGATCTGTTTTTGGTGGCCGAAGTAGCTGGCGAAGTGATTGGCACCATTATGGGCGGTTATGATGGCCATCGTGGCTGGGTGAACTATCTGGCGGTGCATCCGGACTACCGCGGGCGCGGAATAGCTAATGCGCTGGTAAATCGGGTGGAGAAAAAGCTGATTGCACGCGGATGCCCGAAAATCCATCTGCTGGTGCGTGAAGAAAATCAGGCCGTGATCAGCATGTATGAAAAGCTTGGCTACGATATTCAAGACACCATCTGCTTAGGCAAGCGCTTGATAGAAGATAGCGTGGATGAGTAA
- a CDS encoding DUF2919 domain-containing protein has translation MSKTADPCLYAPDDYDQHGWLRLPLWYWTILVLQAKTWALFLIAGASRDTGDRLLRLFYPQTDDFWLGMIIGLPAVALFLLAGRRQHWPRLWRSSRRLLPVMLVGDLLLSLKTLLLAPADFSLTAATFSVLTLWALLYVLRSRRLACCFILPAHTSSSSASN, from the coding sequence ATGAGTAAAACCGCCGACCCGTGCCTGTACGCGCCGGATGATTATGACCAGCATGGCTGGCTGCGTTTACCGCTCTGGTATTGGACGATTTTGGTGCTACAAGCCAAAACCTGGGCGCTGTTTTTGATTGCCGGCGCGTCGCGCGATACCGGCGATCGCCTGTTGCGATTGTTTTATCCGCAAACCGATGATTTTTGGCTCGGCATGATCATCGGCCTACCGGCGGTGGCGCTCTTTTTGCTAGCCGGACGTCGTCAGCATTGGCCACGTTTGTGGCGCAGCAGCCGACGTTTGTTGCCAGTGATGCTGGTGGGCGATCTGCTGTTATCGCTTAAAACGCTACTTTTGGCGCCGGCTGATTTTTCGCTAACGGCGGCGACCTTCTCGGTGCTGACGCTATGGGCGCTGCTGTATGTGCTGCGTAGCCGTCGTTTAGCCTGCTGTTTCATCCTTCCGGCGCATACCTCTTCCTCTTCAGCATCAAACTAG
- a CDS encoding DUF1131 family protein translates to MKRPVWMIAFPLLLSGCSSLGVSNWMPTSWFGSSDTVTGDSVLGLDADTPVTHDAISRQLGDGFQIRTGMQSNGADVLPYAEVRQNDARVMTVNGKADGQISSVDIDSPEIKTEWGTHVGSRFSDIYPKALGANCKIGQAEVDSAVICQAPQDQRIRYVFSGEWDGPQTLLPPDATLRDWQIKRIIWQAAPAP, encoded by the coding sequence ATGAAGCGTCCCGTATGGATGATAGCTTTCCCTCTATTGCTGTCTGGCTGTAGCAGCCTCGGCGTCAGCAATTGGATGCCAACGAGTTGGTTTGGCAGTAGCGATACCGTGACCGGCGACAGCGTGCTAGGCTTGGATGCGGATACCCCCGTCACCCACGATGCCATCAGCCGCCAATTAGGCGATGGATTTCAGATCCGCACCGGCATGCAATCCAATGGGGCCGATGTGCTGCCGTATGCTGAAGTGCGACAAAATGACGCCCGTGTGATGACCGTGAACGGCAAAGCCGACGGTCAGATATCGTCAGTGGATATCGATAGCCCAGAGATTAAAACCGAATGGGGAACCCATGTCGGTAGCCGGTTCAGCGATATCTACCCCAAAGCGCTCGGTGCCAATTGCAAAATCGGGCAGGCCGAGGTGGACTCGGCGGTGATTTGCCAAGCGCCACAAGATCAGCGCATTCGTTACGTTTTCAGTGGTGAATGGGATGGCCCGCAAACCTTGCTTCCACCGGATGCAACATTGCGTGACTGGCAGATAAAACGGATTATCTGGCAGGCCGCTCCGGCACCGTAA
- a CDS encoding Dyp-type peroxidase produces the protein MTIAQSGIVPEGSRFAMFLVLHVEQGVSRVRDIAKQFPAMVQQYAESDPQAELSGTWAFGEALWRTLAGDEEAPELKSFVELGEAPYLAPSTQEDLFIHIHSQRHDLNYALAQAVLNALGDCVTVTDEQHGFRYLDARDMTGFIDGTENPHGDETRQQVGVIEEGPDQGGSYILVQRYAHNLPKWHAQSEEDQEKTIGRTKVDSEELEPEQRFANSHVSRVDLKEEGKGLKILRHSLPYGKVSDEHGLYFCAYCHSLRNIEQQLLSMFGGMEDGQYDRLLKYTRAVTGGYYFAPSRTRLEQL, from the coding sequence ATGACCATTGCACAAAGCGGAATTGTACCGGAGGGTAGTCGCTTTGCCATGTTCCTTGTCTTACATGTTGAACAGGGTGTTTCCCGGGTGCGTGATATTGCCAAGCAGTTCCCGGCGATGGTGCAGCAGTATGCGGAGAGCGATCCACAAGCCGAGCTGTCTGGAACTTGGGCCTTTGGTGAAGCGCTGTGGCGCACACTGGCAGGGGATGAAGAAGCGCCAGAGCTGAAGTCTTTTGTTGAGCTGGGCGAAGCGCCGTATCTGGCACCGTCCACGCAAGAAGATCTGTTTATCCACATTCACTCTCAGCGTCACGACCTGAACTATGCGCTCGCACAAGCGGTTCTCAATGCCTTAGGCGATTGTGTCACCGTTACGGATGAGCAGCACGGTTTCCGTTACCTAGATGCCCGTGACATGACCGGCTTTATTGATGGCACTGAAAACCCGCACGGGGATGAGACTCGTCAGCAAGTGGGCGTGATTGAAGAAGGTCCGGATCAGGGCGGCAGCTATATTCTGGTGCAGCGCTATGCGCATAACTTGCCAAAATGGCATGCACAAAGCGAAGAAGATCAGGAAAAGACCATTGGCCGTACTAAGGTTGACAGTGAAGAGTTAGAGCCAGAGCAACGCTTTGCCAACTCACACGTTAGCCGCGTCGATCTGAAAGAAGAGGGCAAGGGGCTAAAAATCCTGCGTCACAGCCTGCCTTATGGCAAAGTCAGTGATGAACATGGTCTGTACTTCTGCGCTTACTGCCATTCCCTGCGCAACATTGAGCAGCAATTGCTGAGCATGTTTGGTGGCATGGAAGATGGCCAGTACGATCGCCTGCTGAAGTACACCCGTGCTGTGACCGGCGGCTACTATTTTGCTCCGTCACGTACTCGTCTTGAGCAACTGTGA
- the crr gene encoding PTS glucose transporter subunit IIA, with protein MGLFDKLKKLVSDDTSDAGSIEIFAPLSGEIVNIEDVPDVVFAEKIVGDGIAIKPAGNKMVAPVDGTIGKIFETNHAFSIESDSGIELFVHFGIDTVELKGEGFKRIAEEGQRVKMGDPVIEFDLAVLEAKAKSTLTPVVISNMDEIKEMVKLSGNVTVGETPVLRIKK; from the coding sequence ATGGGTCTGTTCGATAAGTTGAAGAAACTGGTTTCCGATGATACCAGCGATGCCGGCAGCATTGAGATTTTTGCGCCGTTGTCAGGTGAAATCGTAAACATCGAAGATGTGCCTGATGTGGTATTTGCTGAGAAAATCGTAGGTGATGGTATTGCCATCAAGCCGGCCGGTAACAAGATGGTTGCACCGGTTGACGGTACTATTGGTAAGATCTTCGAAACCAACCATGCGTTCTCTATCGAATCTGACAGCGGTATTGAGCTGTTCGTACACTTCGGTATTGACACTGTTGAGCTGAAAGGCGAAGGCTTCAAGCGTATCGCTGAAGAAGGCCAGCGCGTGAAGATGGGCGATCCAGTGATTGAATTTGATCTGGCCGTTCTGGAAGCGAAAGCAAAATCTACCCTGACTCCAGTGGTTATCTCCAATATGGATGAAATCAAGGAGATGGTGAAGCTGTCTGGTAACGTAACCGTAGGTGAAACTCCGGTTCTGCGCATTAAAAAGTAA
- the ptsI gene encoding phosphoenolpyruvate-protein phosphotransferase PtsI: MISGILASPGIAFGKALLLKEDEIVINRATLADSELDNEVARFLTGRTKASAQLEAIKQKAAVTLGEEKEAIFEGHIMLLEDEELEQEIIAYIKDNKASAEAAIYAIIEGQAQALEELDDEYLKERAADVRDIGKRLLKNVLGMDIVDLGAISEEVILVANDLTPSETAQLNLDKVLGFVTDIGGRTSHTSIMARSLELPAIVGTNNVTQQVKSGDYLVLDALNNAIYINPTAAQIEQLKETQVRYANEKAELAKLKDLPAMTLDGHQVEVCGNIGTVRDVDGVERNGGEGVGLYRTEFLFMDRDALPTEEEQFAAYKAVAEAMGSQAVIIRTMDIGGDKDLPYLNLPKEMNPFLGWRAIRICLDRREILRTQLRAILRASAFGKLRIMFPMVISVEEVRTLRAELDALKLELTAEGHAFDESIEVGVMVETPAAAAIAHHLAKEVDFFSIGTNDLTQYTLAVDRGNELISHLYNPMTPAVLTLIKQVIDASHKEGKWTGMCGELAGDERAAVLLLGMGLDEFSMSAISIPRIKKVIRNVNFEDAKALAEHALAQPTAADIMELINKFLEEKALC; this comes from the coding sequence ATGATTTCAGGCATCTTGGCATCACCGGGTATCGCTTTTGGTAAGGCATTACTGCTGAAAGAAGACGAGATTGTTATCAACCGCGCAACACTGGCCGACTCTGAGTTGGACAACGAAGTTGCCCGTTTCTTAACCGGTCGGACGAAAGCATCTGCCCAATTGGAAGCGATCAAACAAAAAGCAGCCGTGACTCTGGGCGAAGAAAAGGAAGCCATCTTCGAAGGTCACATCATGCTGCTGGAAGATGAAGAGCTAGAGCAGGAAATCATAGCCTACATTAAGGACAACAAAGCTTCTGCAGAAGCGGCGATTTATGCCATTATCGAAGGTCAGGCTCAGGCTCTGGAAGAGCTGGATGATGAGTACCTGAAAGAGCGTGCGGCTGACGTACGTGACATCGGTAAGCGTTTGCTGAAAAACGTGCTCGGCATGGACATCGTCGATTTGGGTGCCATCAGTGAAGAAGTGATTCTGGTTGCTAACGACCTGACTCCTTCAGAAACTGCGCAGCTGAATCTGGACAAAGTTTTAGGTTTCGTCACCGACATCGGTGGCCGGACATCCCACACCTCTATCATGGCGCGCTCTTTAGAGCTGCCAGCGATCGTGGGTACCAACAATGTAACTCAGCAGGTTAAATCCGGTGACTATCTGGTACTGGATGCGCTGAACAACGCTATCTACATCAACCCGACTGCAGCGCAAATCGAACAGCTGAAAGAGACGCAAGTTCGTTACGCCAATGAGAAAGCCGAGCTGGCTAAGCTCAAAGATCTGCCAGCCATGACGCTGGACGGTCATCAGGTTGAAGTGTGCGGTAACATCGGTACCGTACGTGATGTTGATGGTGTTGAGCGTAACGGCGGTGAAGGCGTTGGTCTGTACCGTACCGAATTCCTGTTTATGGATCGCGATGCGCTGCCAACCGAAGAAGAGCAGTTTGCCGCTTACAAAGCGGTTGCCGAAGCAATGGGCAGCCAAGCGGTTATCATCCGTACCATGGACATCGGTGGTGATAAGGACTTGCCTTATCTGAACCTGCCAAAAGAAATGAACCCATTCTTGGGCTGGCGTGCAATTCGTATCTGCTTGGATCGTAGAGAAATCCTGCGTACTCAGCTGCGTGCCATCCTGCGAGCTTCCGCCTTTGGTAAGCTGCGCATCATGTTCCCAATGGTGATTTCAGTGGAAGAAGTTCGCACCCTGCGTGCCGAACTGGATGCCCTGAAACTGGAACTGACCGCAGAAGGCCATGCGTTTGACGAGAGCATCGAAGTCGGTGTGATGGTTGAAACCCCGGCTGCAGCGGCGATCGCACACCATCTGGCGAAAGAAGTCGATTTCTTCAGTATCGGCACCAACGATTTGACCCAGTACACACTGGCAGTAGATCGGGGTAATGAGCTGATCTCTCACCTCTACAATCCGATGACACCAGCGGTTCTGACCCTGATCAAGCAGGTTATTGATGCCTCGCACAAAGAAGGGAAGTGGACCGGTATGTGTGGCGAGCTAGCCGGCGATGAGCGCGCGGCAGTGCTGCTGCTCGGTATGGGGCTTGATGAGTTCAGCATGAGTGCCATTTCCATTCCGCGCATCAAAAAAGTGATCCGTAACGTGAACTTTGAAGATGCTAAAGCGCTGGCAGAACATGCTTTGGCGCAGCCTACGGCAGCGGATATTATGGAGCTGATTAACAAGTTTCTGGAAGAAAAAGCACTTTGCTGA
- the ptsH gene encoding phosphocarrier protein Hpr has translation MFEKQVTITAPNGLHTRPAAQFVKEAKEFTSDITVSSNGKSASAKSLFKLQTLGLTQGTVVTIAAEGADEKNAVEHLVKLMAELE, from the coding sequence ATGTTTGAGAAACAAGTTACTATCACTGCTCCAAATGGTCTGCACACTCGTCCAGCCGCTCAGTTTGTGAAAGAAGCGAAAGAGTTCACCTCTGACATTACTGTCAGCTCCAACGGCAAAAGCGCCAGCGCCAAGAGCCTGTTCAAGCTGCAAACTCTGGGCCTGACTCAGGGCACCGTAGTGACCATCGCAGCAGAAGGTGCGGATGAGAAGAATGCGGTTGAGCACCTGGTTAAGCTGATGGCTGAACTCGAGTAA